A region of uncultured Draconibacterium sp. DNA encodes the following proteins:
- a CDS encoding 4Fe-4S dicluster domain-containing protein, whose amino-acid sequence MSINRRSFFKALGITGATFVFGKDAPAKPADKEVTEFKAILYDSTKCIGCQTCEFSCAEAHNLPEPEDYPEMGVVRKTDETRRTVVNAYDTSIGEVYVKRQCMHCNDPACGAACLTQAMHKTKDGPVIWREDKCMGCRYCMVSCPFDVPKFEYNSPNPKITKCNMCFERQEEGKLPACVENCPAEAIIFGTRRELIAEARRRINENPDVYYDHIYGETEAGGTSFLYLSPVPFEEIGFNTGIQKASYPSLTKGFLYSVPAVFVLWPMMLLGIQDATKDKPTKTEDHE is encoded by the coding sequence ATGAGTATAAACAGAAGAAGTTTCTTCAAAGCGTTGGGAATAACGGGTGCTACGTTTGTTTTCGGTAAAGATGCACCGGCTAAACCTGCCGACAAAGAAGTAACGGAATTCAAAGCCATTTTGTACGATTCTACAAAATGTATTGGTTGCCAAACCTGTGAGTTTTCGTGTGCCGAAGCGCACAATTTACCGGAGCCCGAAGATTATCCGGAAATGGGTGTTGTGCGAAAAACCGATGAAACCCGGCGTACTGTTGTAAATGCTTACGATACTTCGATTGGTGAAGTGTATGTAAAACGCCAGTGTATGCATTGTAATGATCCTGCCTGTGGAGCAGCCTGTTTAACCCAGGCGATGCACAAAACCAAGGACGGGCCGGTAATTTGGCGCGAAGATAAATGTATGGGTTGCCGTTATTGTATGGTTTCGTGTCCTTTTGATGTTCCGAAGTTTGAATACAACAGTCCGAACCCAAAAATTACAAAATGTAACATGTGTTTCGAGCGGCAGGAAGAAGGAAAGCTGCCGGCCTGTGTGGAAAACTGTCCGGCTGAAGCGATTATATTTGGCACCCGGCGCGAATTAATTGCTGAAGCCAGACGAAGGATCAACGAAAATCCAGATGTTTACTACGATCATATTTATGGTGAAACCGAAGCCGGAGGAACTTCATTTTTGTATTTGTCTCCTGTGCCGTTCGAAGAAATTGGTTTCAACACCGGCATTCAAAAAGCTTCGTATCCATCGTTAACCAAAGGATTTTTGTACAGTGTTCCTGCAGTATTTGTGCTGTGGCCCATGATGTTGCTGGGAATTCAGGATGCGACCAAAGATAAACCAACTAAAACTGAAGATCATGAATAA